Part of the Nocardia farcinica genome, CCACCTGGTCACCACCCGGCGAGTCGACGGTATCGCTGCTGGACGCGGGCCTGCCCGCCGCCGACCTGGCCGCTCGGCTGACCGCGGCGCTGGGCGTGCCGGTCACCGGTCTCGACCTCGCGCCCACCACGGTGCTGCACGCACCGCTCGACGCCGCCGCGCTGAGCGCGGCCGTGCCGGACATCGCCCCGCACGCCCGGGTGATCGGCTTCGGCACCGATCTGACGGTGCTCAAGGGCGTCGGCCATCCCACCGCGCTGGCGCACCGCTTCGGACTGCCCGCCGCCGCGGGCTGGCAGGGCGTCGCGCACACCAGGATGGCGACCGAATCCGCGGTCACCGCCGCCGGTTCGCACCCCTTCTCGGTCGGGCCGGACCAGTGCCTGGTGCACAACGGCTCGTTCAGCAACCACCGCAGCGTCCAGCACGAACTGCGCCGCGCGGGCGTGGTGTTCGACAGCGACAACGACACCGAGGTCGGCGCGCGGTTCATCGCCGCGCAGCTGGCCCACGGCGTGGACCTGGAGAAGGCGCTGACACTGCTCAACGAACGGTTCGACGGCTTCTACACGCTGCTGGTCGCCGACTCCGAATCCTTCGCCGTCGTGCGCGATCCCATCGCCTGCAAACCCGCCGTGGTCGCCGAGACCGACCGCTGGGTGGCGATGGCCTCGGAGTATCGCGCGCTGGCCGATCTCCCCGGCGTCGCCGACGCCCACATCTTCGAACCCGAACCGGAAGAGGTCTACCTATGGCACCGGCAGTGAGCACCGTCGCCCCCGTCCGTCTCGACGTCACCGCGTCCGGTGTCCGCGAGATCAACGCCCTGCTGCACGGCCCCGACGCGCCGCGGCGGCTCACCCTCACCGAGCCGCGCGGCGCGCACGCCCTGGCCTGCGGGCTCACCGACGACCTCGAGGTCACCGTCGAGGGCCACGTCGGCTACTACTGCGCGGGCATGAACCAGCGCGCGTCGGTGACCGTGCGCGGCAACGCCGGGGTGGGGGTGGCCGAGAACATGATGTCGGGCACCGTCCGGGTCACCGGCGACGCCTCCCAGTCGGCGGGCGCGACCGCGCACGGCGGGCTGCTGGTGATCGAAGGCAACGCCGCGGCCCGCTGCGGTATCTCGATGAAGGGTGTCGACATCGTGGTCGGTGGCGACATCGGGCACATGAGCGCGTTCATGGGGCAGGCCGGACGGTTGGTCGTCTGCGGGGACGCCGGTGAGGCGCTGGGCGATTCGCTCTACGAGGCGCGCCTCTACGTGCGCGGCACGGTCGCTTCGCTCGGCGCGGACTGCGTGGCCAAGCCGATGCGTGCCGAGCACCTGGCCGAACTGCGCGACCTGCTCGCCGCCGCGGGCTTCGACGCCGACCCGGCCGATTTCACCCGCTACGGCTCGGCCCGCACCCTCTACAACTTCCACGTCGACAACGCCGGCGCGTACTGATCAGGAGCAGCCCATGACCACCCTGCCCGACCCCACCCTGCGCGAATCGGCCACCTTCCCGCGCGCCGTCATCGCCGAGATCCAGCGCGCCGCCGAGACCGGTATCTACGACATCCGCGGCTGGGGCGCCAAACGCCCGCTGCCGCACTTCGACGATCTGCTCTTCCTCGGCGCCTCCATGTCCCGCTACCCGCTCGAGGGCTACCGGGAACGCTGCGACACCGACGTGGTGCTCGGCGACCGGCACGCCAAGTTCCCCCTGCACCTCGACATCCCGATCACGATCGCGGGCATGAGCTTCGGTGCGCTCTCCGGCGCGGCCAAGGAGGCACTGGGCCGCGGGGCCAGCGAGGTGGGCACCTCGACCACCACCGGCGACGGCGGCATGACGCCCGAGGAGCGTGGACAGTCCAAACACCTCGTCTACCAATATCTTCCGTCCCGCTACGGCATGAACCCCGACGATCTGCGCAAGGCCGACGCGATCGAGATCGTGCTCGGCCAGGGCGCCAAACCGGGCGGCGGCGGCATGCTGCTCGGCCAGAAGATCACCGAACGGGTGGCGCGCATGCGCACCCTGCCGCAGGGCGTCGACCAGCGCTCGGCCTGCCGCCACCCGGACTGGACCGGGCCCGACGACCTGGCGATCAAGATCGTCGAACTGCGCGAGATCACCGAATGGGAGAAGCCGATCTACGTCAAGGTCGGCGCCACCCGCACCTACTACGACGTCAAGCTCGCGGTGAAGGCGGGCGCGGACGTGATCGTGGTCGACGGCATGCAGGGCGGCACCGCCGCGACCCAGGACGTGTTCATCGAACACGTGGGCATCCCCACCCTGGCCGCCCTCCCGCAGGCGGTTCAGGCGTTGCAGGAACTGGGCGTGCACCGCCGCGTGCAACTGATCGTCTCCGGCGGCATCCGCAGCGGCGCCGACGTGGCCAAGGCGATGGCGCTGGGCGCCGACGCCGTCGCCATCGGCACCGCCGCGCTGATCGCGCTGGGCGACAACAGTCCCCGCTACGCCGACCAGTACGCCGCGCTCGGGTCCGCGGCCGGGTTCTACGACGACTTCCAGGACGGCCGCGACCCGGCGGGCATCACCACCCAGGACCCCGAACTGGCCCGCAACCTCGACCCGGTCGCGGCGGGCCGCCGCCTCGCCAACTATCTGCGGGTCCTCACCATGGAGGCGCAGACGTTGGCCAGGGCCTGCGGCAAATCCCACCTGCGCAATCTCGAACCCGAGGACCTGGTCGCGCTGACCGTGGAGTCGGCGGCGATGGCGCGGGTGCCGCTGGCGGGCACCGGCTGGATTCCCGGCCGGCCCGGACAGCACTGAGGAGTGACGATGACCTTCGACGCGCTCTGGGACTCGATCCGCGAGGTCGGCAGGCACCCGGGCACCGGCGGCTACCGCCGGTTCGCCTGGACCGACGCCGATCTCACGCTGCGGGAGTGGTTCACCGGCTGCGCCACCCAGCGCGGCATGGACGTGGAACAGGACCGCAACGGCAACCTGTGGGCCTGGTGGTTGCCGCCGGGACACACCGGTGAACCGCGCGACGCCTTCGTCACCGGATCGCATCTGGACTCCGTGCCCGACGGCGGCGCCTACGACGGCCCGCTCGGGGTGGTCTCGGCGTTCGCCGCGGTCGACCTGCTGCGCGAACGCGGCATCGTGCCCACCCGGCCGGTCGCGGTCACCGCGTTCTCCGACGAGGAGGGTGCCCGGTTCGGGGTGGCCTGTGTCGGTTCGCAATTGAGCACCGGCGCGCTCGCCCCGGCCCGTGCGCTCGGGTTGCGCGACGCCGACGGCATCACCCTCGCCGAGGCGCTGACCGCGGCGGGCCGCGAGCCACGGCATCTCGGCCCCGACCCCGCGCTCACCGAGCGGGTGGGGGTGTTCGTGGAACTGCATGTCGAGCAGGGCCGCGCGTTGGACCTGGTGGATCGCCCGGTGGCGGTGGCCTCCTCGATCTGGCCGCACGGGCGGTGGCTGTTCCGGTTCACCGGCGAGGCCAACCACGCGGGCGCCACCCGCCTGGCCGACCGCCACGACCCGATGCTCGCCTTCGCCGCCTCGGTGCACAGCGCGCGGCAGGCGGCCCAATTGCACGACGCGGTCGCGACCTTCGGCAAACTGCGCGTGCTGCCCAACGGCGCCAACGCGATTCCCTCGGAGGTGCTGGCCTGGCTCGACGCCCGCGCCGCCGACGAGGTCACCCTCGACGCGCTCGTCGCGCACATCGCCGAGGCGGCGCGCAAGCACGCCGAAGCCGACGGGGTCACCGTCGAGCTGGAGACCGAATCGCTGACCCCGATCGTGGAGTTCCCGGCCGGGCCGCGCGCCCGGATCACCCGCGCGCTGTCCCGGCTCGGTGAGATCCCGGTGCTGCCCACCGCCGCGGGCCACGACGCGGGCATCCTCTCCGCCCGCGTCCCCACCGCCATGCTGTTCGTCCGCAACCCGACCGGCATCTCGCACTCCCCCGCCGAGTACGCCACCCCCGAGGACTGCCGGACCGGTGCGCGGGCGCTGGCGGACGTGATGGGTGAGTGGGTGGCCGCGGGCTGAGCGGCGGGGCACCGGCGAAACCGGCCGGTATGGTGACCCGGGACCGTCGATTGCCTCGGCCGCGACCGGCGCCCGGTTCGCCTCGTCCGATCGAGTGCAGTCGAGCAGACGCATCGATCGGCCGGGAGGACGACGTGGTGGACCGACCGCGCCCACGCTGGGCTCTCATCGGCGCCCCCGGCCGGGCCCGCCGGTCCTTCGCGGCGCCCGCGCCGCACGCGCTGCCCGCCCCTCGGCATCCGGCACGGCTGGTGGTCTGCGGCTTCGCCGCCGCGACCGCGCTCGGCACGCTGCTGCTGATGCTCCCGGTCGCGGCCGAGTCCCGTACGGTGACCGCACCGGTGACCGCGTTGTTCACCGCGGTGTCGGCGGTGTGCGTGACCGGCCTGGTGGTGGTGGACACCGAAAGCCACTGGTCGCTGTTCGGGGAGCTGGTGATCCTGGGACTGGTCCAGGTGGGCGCCCTGGGCATCATGACGGTGGCCTCGCTGTTCGGGCTGCTCGTCGCCCGGCGGATGGGGCTGCGGATGCAGCTGATCGCCCAGACCGAGACCAAGACCGTGCGGCTCGGCGAGATCCGCCGCGTCGTGATCGGCGTCCTGCGGATGAGCCTGCTGGTCGAGGCGGTGGTCGCGACCGCGCTGACCGCACGGTTTCTGTTCGGCTATGACGAGCCGTGGTGGCGCGCGGCCTATCTGGGCATCTTCCACGCGGTCTCGGCCTACACCAACGCCGGATTCGTGCTGTTCACCGACAGCCTGGTCGGCTTCGCCGCCGATCCGTGGATCATGGTCCCGATCACCGTGGCCTTCGTCGTCGGCGGTCTGGGCTTCCCGGTCGTCCTCGAGGTCGGCCGGTCCCTGCGGCGCAGCGCCCGCCGCGGTGTCGCGCACTGGTCGCTGCACACCCGCATCACCCTCGTCACCTACGGGGTGCTGGCGGTGGCGGGCATCCTCGCCATCACCCTGCTCGAATGGACCAACCCCGCCACGCTCGGCCCGCTGGGTCTGCCGGACAAGCTGCTCGTCGGCGGCTTCCACGGCCTGTCCCCGCGCACGTCCGGATTCAACGCCGTCGACGTCGGCGCGATGCATTCCGCGACGCTGTTGATCACCGACGCGCTGATGTTCATCGGCGGCGGCAGCGCGGGCACCGCGGGCGGCATCAAGGTCACCACGTTCGCGCTGCTCGCCTTCGTGATCGTCGCCGAGATCCGGGGCGAGCCGACCGTGCACGTGATGAACCGCAGGCTGGCCGCCGAGGTGCAGCGGCAGGCGATCACGGTGGCACTGCTCGGCGTGGGCACGGTCGTCGCGGGCACGGTCACCCTGCTGACGATCACCGGCATGGCACTGGACGCGGTGCTGTTCGAGGTGGTCTCGGCCTTCGGCACGGTCGGCCTGTCCACCGGCATCACCGCCGAACTCTCCGACCCCGCCCGTATGGTCGTGATCGTGTTGATGTTCATCGGCAGGCTCGGCCCCATCACGTTGGCCACCGCGCTGGCGCTGCGGACCCGGCGCCGCCGCTACGAGCTACCGGAGGAGCGCCCCATTGTCGGGTAGACCACGCAAGCCCGAGACCCGCGTCGTCGTGATCGGGCTGGGCCGGTTCGGCAGCGCGCTGGCCCGCGAACTCGTCACCCACGGCACGGAAGTGCTGGCGCTGGACGCCAATCCGGCGGTGGTGCAGCAGTACGCCGACGAGTTCACCCACGTCTCGGCCGTCGACACCACCGACGCCGAAGCACTCGCCCAGTTGGGGGTGCCCGACTTCCCGCACGCCGTGGTCGGCATCGGCTCGAACATGGAGGCCAGCATCCTCACCACCTCCCTGCTGTCGGACTTCGCGATCCCGCGGATCTGGGCCAAGGCGACCAGCCGCCGACACGGCCAGATCCTCGAACGCGTCGGCGCGCACCATGTGGTGCTGCCCGAACACGACATGGGCGAACGCGTCGCGCACCTGGTGACCGGGCGGATGATCGACTACATCGAGTTCGACGCCGATTACGCGATGGCCAAGACCACCGCCCCGGCGATGAGCATCGGCAAGACCCTCACCGCAAGCGGCCTGCGCAAGCGCTACGACATCACCGTGGTCGCCATCAAACACCGCGGCGGCGAATTCACCTACGCGACACCGGAGACGATCGTCGCGGCCGGCGACGAACTCATCGTCTCCGGCCGCATCGACGAGGTCGAACGCTTCGCCGACCTCACCTGAACCCGGGGGGTTCAGGACCGCAGGTCGCGGCGCTGGAACCGAAGGAATCCGGTCGTCACCAGGACCAGCGCCACCACCACGAGCACCGCGGCGTCGGCCCACGGCATGCCGTTGCGCAGCGGCTCGGCGCCGATGTAGTAGTGGAACGGCGAGAGGTACTTCAGCCAGTCGGCCCCGATGACGCCCGCGAGATTGCCGAGGACATAAGTGAGCACACCCAGTCCGGCGGCCGTCGCCAGCGCGGGCACCCGCTTGCCGAGCGCGGCGCCCAGCCCGATGGCCAACGCGCCGAAAGTGATGCCGAGCAACGCCAGCTGCACGCACTGGGCGGCGAGCCGACCCACCCCGACCTCGTCGAGGTCGGCCGCGGGCCGCACCGCCAGCATGCCGAGGAACACCAGCGCCGCGATGGCGATCGCGCCGGTGACCAGTCCGGCGAACCGCTGCACCGCCAGCGACATCCGCCCCAGCGGGTGGGCCAGCAGCAGATCGAGGTAGCCGGATTCCTCGTCGCCCGCCACCGCGCGGGCCCCGAACGTGACGCCGAAGGCCATCATCAGCAGCGGCAGCAGCAGACCGAACACCGTGGAGCCGAGATAGCCCGCCGCGGAGGCGAAGTCGTCGAGCCGGAGCGCCTCGCGCATGGCCTCCGGGTAACTCTCGACCATCTCGGCTGTTCCGCCCGCGGACACCTGCGGATAGAACGCGGCATACATCAGGCCGATCGCCGCGGTGCCCACCGCCCAGGCGATCAGGCCGCGACGGCTGTCGCCGAGGGTGCGGGTGTAGACGTCAGGCAGCATCGGCTTCTCCGGTGTAGTAGCTGTGGAACAGGTCTTCCAACGCGGGCTCGGTGACCAGCAGGCCCGTCACGTGCAGGCCGGCCAGGGTGCGCAGCAGCGCGTCCGGGCTGCCGGTCACCTGGCAGCGCAGCGTCGTGCCCTCGGTCCGCACCTCGGCCACGCCCGTCAGCCCGCGGAACAGCGCCGGATCGACCGCATGGTCGAAGGTGACCTCGACATCGCGCACCGCGTCGGCGCGCAGCGCGGCGACGGTGCCCAGCGCGACCAGGCGGCCCTCGCGAATGATCCCGACGCGGTCGGCGACCGCCTCGACCTCGCTCATGATGTGGCTGGACATGAACACCGTCTGCCCCGCGGCCTTGGCCTCGGCGACCATCGCCAGGAAGGTCTGCTGGGCCAGCGGGTCGAGCCCGGAGGTCGGTTCGTCCAGGATCAGCAGTTCGGGTTCGTGGGCGAAGGCCTGCACGAGGCCGACCTTCTGCCGGTTGCCCTTCGACAACGTCGAGATCCGTGCCCGCTGATCGAGTTCGAGCCGCTCGCACAGCGCGTCGATTCGCGCGTCGTCCACGCCGCCGCGCAACGCGGCCAGGAACCGCAGCGTGCTGCCGACCCGGCCGCGACCGGGCACGACGAAGTCGCCCGCCAGGTACCCGATCCGGGCGTGCAGGGCGACCGCCTCGGCACGCGGGTCCATGCCGAGTACCGACACACTGCCCGCGGTGGGCCGGATGAGGTCGAGCAGCAACCGGATCGTCGTCGACTTTCCGGCCCCGTTCGGGCCGAGGTAGCCGAAGACCTCGCCGCGCTCGACCGTGAGGGTCAACTCGCTCAGCCCGCGCGCGCCGCCGGTGTATGTCTTCGTGAGCTCGTTCAGCTCGATTGCCTTCACCATACGAGTGAAGGTATCGAGCTTTCAGAGATTTGTAAATATTCAGAACGGTCGAAGTACTGATAACTTGGTGGCATGGGAACGAACGAGCGCTTGCGGGAGGCCGCGGAGAAATTGGCACTGACCCTGTCGGCGGGCGGCGGCATGCAGCGGTCGACCGCCCGGGTGCTGACCGCGTTGCTCTACACCGAGCAGGACAGCATGACCGCCGCCGACCTCTGCGCCGAACTGTCGATCAGCTCCGGCGCGGTGTCGACCGCGATCAAGCACCTGCTGCCGTCGGGCCTGGTCGAGCGCGTACCCGCCCCCGGCAGCCGCCGCGACCACTACCGGTTCCGCCGCGGCGCCTGGGCCGCGCTGATGTCCCAGCAGAACACCCTGCTGGCAACCATGCGTGATGCGGCCGCCGAGGGTCTCGATGCCACCGGGCCCGACACCCCCACCGCCCGGCGCCTGCACGAGATGCAGGATTTCTACACCTTCATGCTCAACGAGCTGGTCCCGCTCATCGACCGCTGGCGCGAGCGCTACGCCGCCGAGCACCCGTAGCCCGGTTTGCGCACTGGGGCGTCTTTACGGCATCTTTACACCCGGTGCGCCGGGAAGTCTGGTCGGCAACCCGGCCCGCAAGCGGTCGGGCCATCGGCGAACGGGCACCAACCATGACTTCACCGCACCACCGACCACGACTGCTGTCCCGAGGCTCTTGGCCCGAGGCACGCCGGATCAGCGGCATCCTGCGCACCGAGACCGCGGGCGGCGCGCTGCTCATCGCCGCCGCCGCCATCGGCCTCATCTGGGCCAACACCCCCTGGTCCGACGCCTACGAACGGCTGCGGGACTTCCAACTCGGCCCGTCCGCGCTGCACCTGAACCTCGCGCTGGAGACCTGGGCGGCCGACGGCCTGCTCGCGGTGTTCTTCTTCGTCGTCGGTCTCGAACTCAAACGCGAGTTCGTCGCGGGCGACCTACGCGATCCGCGGCGGGCCGCCCTACCGGTCGCGGCCGCGGTGGGCGGCATGATCGTGCCCGCGCTGCTGTACTTCGCGGTCAACGTCGGCAACGGCACAGCGGTGAACGGCTGGGCCATCCCCACCGCCACCGACATCGCGTTCGCGCTGGCGATCCTCGCCGTCGTGAGTTCGCACCTGCCGACGGCGCTGCGAACCTTCCTGCTCACCCTGGCGGTCGTGGACGACCTGCTCGCCGTCACGGTGATCGCGGTCTTCTACACCGACGACCTGGACCTGCTCTACCTGGGGCTGGCCCTGCTCCCGCTGGCCGGCTTCGCCGTCGCGGTGCAGCGCGGTGTGCACACGTTCTGGGTGCTGCTGCCGCTGGCTGCGCTCACCTGGTGGCTGGTGCACGAGTCGGGCGTGCACGCCACCGTCGCCGGTGTGCTGCTCGGGTTCACCGTCCCGGTCCTGGCCAAGGCGGGCCGCGACGACAGCGACCACGGCGCGGCCGAGCGGTTCGAGCACCGCATCCGTCCCCTCTCGGCGGGCTTCGCGGTGCCGGTCTTCGCCTTCTTCGCCGCGGGGGTCACGATCGGTGGCCTGGACGGGCTGGTCGATTCGCTCACCGACCGGGTCACCCTCGGCATCGTCGTCGGCCTGGTGGCCGGCAAGGCGCTCGGCATCGTGGCCACCACGTTCCTCACCGCGAAACTGACCCGCGCCGAACTCGACGTCGAACTCAGCTGGCTCGACGTCGCCGGAGTCGCCTTGCTCGGCGGGATCGGTTTCACCGTGTCGCTGCTGATCGGCGAACTCGCCTTCGCCGGCGACCCGACCCGCGAGGACCACGTCCGCATCGGCGTGCTCGTCGGCACGCTCACCGCGGCGTTGCTCGCGACGATCCTGTTGCGCTCGCGCAACCGCGTCTACCGCCGCATCGCCGAGCTGGAGAGTCGCGACGACGACCACGACGGCATCCCCGACGTGTACCAGCATCCGAAGTAACCTCTGCCACCCACCCGGATCACCGCTGCCCCGGCCCGCCGGGACCGGGGCAGCGGCGCCTCGTGATCAGCCCGGCCACCGACAGCTGTAGCGATGGTTCACGCGTGGTGGGCGACCTTGAACGGGGCGGTCAGGCCGCCGTCGACGGGCAGGACGACACCGGTGACGTAGCGGGCCTCGTCGGAGGCCAGCCACAGCAGAGCGTTGCTGATGTCCTCTGGATCGACCCAGGAGATCGGCAGCGCGTGCATGGATTTCATGGCCGCACTCGCCTGTTCGGCGGTGGCGCCGGAGATCCCGCCGGTGAACAACTCGTAGACCGCCGGGTTCTGGATCATCGGGGTGTCGACGTGGCTGGGGCAGATCACGTTGACGCGGATGCGTTCCGGCGCCAGTTCCACGGCCAGCACCTTCATCAGGCCCACGAGACCGTGTTTGGCCGCGGCGTAGTGGGCCAGGTTGGGGAAGGCGATCATGCCCGCCACCGAGCTGGTCAGCACGATCGCCCCGCCGTTGCCCGCCGCGATCATCGACGGTGCCACCGCGCGCACGGTCTTCCACGCGCCGGTGAGATTGATGTCGATCATCTCCTGCCAGTCCGCATCCGAGAGGTGCACCGCCGGTCCGAAGCCGGCGATGCCCGCGTTGACGGACACCACGTCGATCCCGCCGAAGGCATCGAGACCGCGCTGCACGGCCGCCGCCAGCGCGGCGCTGTCGCGGACGTCCGCCTCGGCCGTGACGATCTGTCCCCCAAGGGCTTCCACCAGTTCGACGGTGTGCTGCAGATCGTCGGTGGTGGCACCCGGGTAGGCGGTGGAGTCGAGATCGCGGCAGATGTCGAGGGCGACGATGTTGGCGCCCTCGGCGGCCAGCCGCACCGCGTGCGCACGACCCTGCCCGCGCGCGGCTCCCGTGATGAACGCGGTCTTGCCCGCGAGACGGGCCGTGATCGGCCGCATGCCGGTCACCGGCCGGCCCGCGCGGGCAGGTGCGCGACCGCGCCGTTGGCTTCCGCCAAGTCCCACAGCAGATCCGCGGTGATGATGCCCGCCACCGTCCCGTCGTCGTGGTATCCGACGATCGGTCCGTGGAAGATACCGAACATCAGCGCCTCGTTCTCCTGCTTCGGCAGGTGCACGATGCCCGCGGGTTCGTATACATAGCAATTCGGCCCGATCGGCTCGGCCTCGCCCTCGTAGGCCCAATTGCCGAAAATGTTGTACGCCTCGGCCGCGCCGACGTGCAGATGCAGCGGCGCCTGCGCACCCTCGGAGACGTACAGCAGAATCGAGGTGGCCCCGGTCGTCTCGTTGATGTTGAGCAGTTTGAATGCCGTTCCCGGCATCGGGAACGGCGTCCAGGGAATGCTGTCGCACGGGGTCACGCGCGAGGCGAGGCTGCGGGTGGGGCCCGTCACCGGATTCCCGGCGCGTGCGTGGACCGCGGCAACGGGCGGGTTCTGCGCGGGGTCGAGTCCGGGTCCGTCGTTCGGCACCTGCGGCTGGGCCACGGCCGGCCCGGTGTGGGTGGCGGCATTCGCGGTGAGCGTCATTGTTAGCCTTTCTATGTCGGCTGTCACATCCGCCGACAAATTTGCCCTGGCTCACCGGAGGTGTCCATGTCCTGTTTCGCAAGGACCGTTAGGCGCGGCCTAACATCGCAGCCCGGCGAGGAATGACCGGTGGACTCTCCGCCCGACCTGAAC contains:
- a CDS encoding cupin domain-containing protein, whose product is MTLTANAATHTGPAVAQPQVPNDGPGLDPAQNPPVAAVHARAGNPVTGPTRSLASRVTPCDSIPWTPFPMPGTAFKLLNINETTGATSILLYVSEGAQAPLHLHVGAAEAYNIFGNWAYEGEAEPIGPNCYVYEPAGIVHLPKQENEALMFGIFHGPIVGYHDDGTVAGIITADLLWDLAEANGAVAHLPARAGR